Genomic window (Lycium barbarum isolate Lr01 chromosome 2, ASM1917538v2, whole genome shotgun sequence):
AATTGTCTCAAAAGTTATATGTATTTTGTAGCTGAAATAATGTAATTTCGTCACTAAAGACTACCTTTTATATACAAAAAAATGTTTCGTCCCTAAACGTATAGGGATTAGTGACAAAATTTGTTGTTATAAACAAAGTTTACAATTTTGTAGTTGAATCTATCAACTCGTCACTAATAGTATTACTTttgttgacaaaaaaaaaattgtcactaTAAATTGTCATGATTAGTGACAATTAcaattgtcataacatacaacaTTAATTCGTACCCAACAAGGAGGAGGATACTGGGACAAATATATTTTTGTCGCTAAATGTAGTCAACTTATGACGAAATAATTAGTTGCGTGACGAAAATATATTTGTCTAGAAAAATTTAGTTTAGTCGTCGCCAAAAATTAATCCTTTAATGACAAAATATTTGTCACTAATTATAGACATTCAATGACGTTTAATTATTTTGTAggtaataatttttaaaattagaaTTGCATAAatggaaaataaaataataaaacatgCCAGATAATGGTACAATTCACCCATGATCATACAATTAACAACTAAAATTGTACTGAGATCATATCTCATTACAAACTcctaaataaaagtaaaatatgtcTACTAACAAGAAAATCCAACTGAAATATACTAAATATTACTCCTGACAATGCAATTTCTTCCAAAGTACCAATCCAACTGAAATATACGAAGTATTACTCCTAAACTAAGACAGATAGTGCAGGTTTCTTCCAAAATACTAATAATGTGGTGACACTTAGCTTGCAATCAGTCTTGATTCAATTCCCACATTTAATACCGGCggaaaagagagaagaaaaataaGATTAGATTTAAAGTGTAGAAGTTGAAGAATTCAAAGCTCAATGGTTATGAGCGCACAATCCAAAGCTAAATTGAGTTCATCAAAATGGTTTATCAATTTGGAACATCATCAATACATAAGCAACATTATAGGTATGAAAACATTGAACAACTCTGCTGCTTTCATTAGAAGAATAAATAGTATTGGAGTAGAAGGTACAAAACAAATTTTGGAACATGAAAGCTGCTATTGGTATTGCTTTTCCCAAATGTGATACTACACTATCTCGGTTCAAGCTTTGTAGATTCGTGGTCTTTGAGACCTGTTCTTAACACTAAACAGGTTATGTGGAGTAAGAATAGCAATATTCTTAACAGTAAtgattgttttttttcttttgtttgagtTGTACAGACTTACTTGGTAAATAATACAAtgttagtcaaaaaaaaaaaaaaaactaagagtTTGCAGAAGCTTAACTGGAACATATAAACTAATTACTGCAAATCTGCAATCATGAAAATAATCAACTATTCCTAACTTCAAGTCTAGTTTAGTATATGAAAGAGGACCACCAATTAATGAGTATTATCTTGGATAAATAAATATCTCAAAGTTTAAAGACTGCTGCAACAACAACAATTCTAATATCTTCTCCTAATAGCAGTAACTCTTTTTATGTTTCAAGTGTCTAGCTAGATTTATGAGGAGTACTACTCTTTCCTTCATGTTTATTCCAGTTTTGATGAGTACAGTTGTATAAGAGGCATATAtaataaaagaacaaaaatagaaCTTATCATGTAAAGTTGTGTTACTTCTAACCTTGATGGCGATGAGCTAGCAAAATGTTGCATTTTTTTAAACATTTCCTCTTGGCGTGCTGCTAAAGTAACCAATTGAGAATTTAATGCTTGTATCTGGGCCTGCTGAGTTTCTATCTGGGACTGCTGGTTTTCTATCTTGGACTGCTGGGTTTCTACCACAACTTCAGCTGCATTTAATCGTTTCTGTAAATCATGCTGGGCACTAGCAGCTGCCTCTTTCGTCTTTCTAAGGGAGTCTTCTAACTCTGCTGTTCTTCTTTGTGTGGCTCTGGTAGTAGCAGGTTTCGGACCATAACCGAGACCTTTTATGTACCCCGATTTTGTACCAAGTACAGTATCCATAATTTGATCAATAGTCATGCAAGGCTCTCCTGGCTCTCCCGAAgtatatatatctttcaaatCTTTCATGGTGTTCTGCATAAGAATAGTAATATTATTTAAATTAAGTATAAATCTAGCAGCAAATACAATTATATTGCAGTGAAAATCATGCTACCAAATAGCAACACAACAC
Coding sequences:
- the LOC132628932 gene encoding uncharacterized protein LOC132628932, which gives rise to MKEKFEIDLDEHYVKDSCEDILKNRSRQWRYKLKQLFESARSEEEARKIEVPELTRENWNKLCDMWVDPEHKKRCDINRANRSKLKTNHFMGSKAFVPARAELAENGVEPDRIEFYKSTHYSTEKGWSSLEAETNYNTMKDLKDIYTSGEPGEPCMTIDQIMDTVLGTKSGYIKGLGYGPKPATTRATQRRTAELEDSLRKTKEAAASAQHDLQKRLNAAEVVVETQQSKIENQQSQIETQQAQIQALNSQLVTLAARQEEMFKKMQHFASSSPSRLEVTQLYMISSIFVLLLYMPLIQLYSSKLE